From Sceloporus undulatus isolate JIND9_A2432 ecotype Alabama chromosome 6, SceUnd_v1.1, whole genome shotgun sequence, one genomic window encodes:
- the POU2AF1 gene encoding POU domain class 2-associating factor 1, producing the protein MHWQKSSASEQLPSTPRPYQGVRVKEPVKELLKRKRGSLQNANVATAATTTVFFPHQSLPSYSPTGQVCTDSEFVASPLPVVDDGTLYSGWLAQPTPTTLQPLTQWTAYPDYVSHEAVSCPYTGDMYVQPMCPSYTLVGTSSVLTYASQPLITNLAARPSSTPAVMPHLEMMDQQGPLNYFPWTQPISTLSAPSLQYQTAPTALPAPQFLPFPISVPEVVPQELEDARKDLGDLSMEKLLLEDGNHGTFDLNNSLSVEGL; encoded by the exons CTTCTGCATCTGAACAGCTGCCATCAACTCCACGTCCCTATCAAGGTGTCCGGGTCAAAGAGCCGGTTAAGGAGCTCCTGAAGAGAAAACGGGGCAGCCTTCAGAACGCCAATGTGGCCACCGCAGCTACTACAACG GTATTTTTCCCCCATCAGTCACTCCCGTCTTATTCACCCACAG GCCAGGTCTGTACTGATTCAGAGTTTGTTGCTTCTCCGTTGCctgtggtggatgatgggacgcTCTATTCCGGGTGGCTAGCACAACCAACCCCAACCACTCTGCAACCTTTGACACAATGGACAGCCTACCCAGACTATGTGTCGCACGAAGCAGTCAGCTGCCCTTACACGGGGGATATGTACGTCCAGCCCATGTGCCCCAGTTACACATTGGTTGGAACATCTTCAGTGCTGACATATGCATCCCAGCCTTTGATCACAAACTTGGCG GCAAGGCCCAGCTCTACACCGGCtgtcatgcctcacctggaaaTGATGGACCAGCAAGGTCCCCTGAACTACTTCCCATGGACTCAACCCATCTCAACGCTATCAGCTCCTTCCCTGCAGTATCAGACAGCTCCAACAGCCCTTCCTGCCCCCCAGTTTCTTCCCTTTCCAATATCGGTCCCAGAAGTTGTCCCCCAAGAACTGGAGGACGCAAGGAAAGATCTTGGTGACCTGTCTATGGAGAAGCTCCTACTTGAAGATGGAAACCATGGCACATTTGACTTAAATAACAGCCTCTCAGTTGAAGGACTTTAA
- the COLCA2 gene encoding colorectal cancer-associated protein 2 has translation MAYLLRSVSVFNPVLSGKPKIYQGVRVKITVKELLQQRRAKQAVVEEAVSGESCGSTIQFVEPFSPPCAAPYVDAELKSSSSSCQQPWPFQSCITCEEIPSYLEQLVDSCLQTEPALDASLAIAQGNLPCSPDSYQPGPPPCLNQSLGTGSPDSSDPSSSFDYSYSPSQLPPFAPISYNNSPSPLEAKSCMYPSSEGSPYLQPSHVQYNHVPSACCCTSCGSQHLDTFRVSECFPYTNADCRDYVPAVSMADEFFRRDRSWDTCYS, from the exons ATGGCTTACCTGCTCCGCTCtg TTTCTGTTTTTAATCCTGTCCTTTCAGGAAAGCCGAAGATCTACCAAGGTGTCCGAGTCAAAATTACAGTGAAGGAACTTCTGCAACAGAGGCGAGCCAAGCAGGCGGTGGTGGAGGAAGCC GTTTCTGGAGAAAGTTGTGGCAGCACAATCCAGTTTGTGGAGCCTTTCTCCCCTCCTTGTGCAG CCCCTTACGTAGATGCAGAGCTCAAATCGTCTTCCTCCAGTTGCCAACAGCCATGGCCATTCCAGAGTTGCATCACCTGTGAAGAGATTCCCAGTTACCTGGAGCAGCTGGTCGACTCCTGTCTTCAAACCGAACCAGCCTTGGATGCCTCTTTGGCTATTGCTCAGGGCAACCTGCCTTGTTCACCTGACAGCTACCAGCCCGGTCCGCCTCCTTGCCTCAACCAAAGCCTG GGTACTGGATCACCAGATTCCTCAGATCCCTCCAGCTCATTCGATTACAGCTACTCGCCATCCCAGCTGCCTCCTTTTGCACCGATCAGTTACAAcaattctccttctcctttggaGGCCAAGAGCTGTATGTATCCGTCATCAGAGGGAAGCCCCTACCTCCAGCCTTCCCATGTACAGTACAACCATGTCCCCTCGGCATGCTGTTGCACATCCTGTGGCTCCCAGCACTTGGACACTTTCAGAGTCTCTGAATGTTTTCCCTACACAAACGCGGACTGTCGGGACTATGTCCCTGCTGTCTCCATGGCAGATGAGTTCTTCCGAAGAGATAGGAGCTGGGACACATGCTACAGTTAA